The following are encoded in a window of Fusarium oxysporum f. sp. lycopersici 4287 chromosome 5, whole genome shotgun sequence genomic DNA:
- a CDS encoding peptidyl-prolyl cis-trans isomerase NIMA-interacting 4, with protein MGKNDKKGADKGGKGKADKGKDAKDSGGKSKGAQSINVRHILCEKHAKKEEALAKLNDGLKFDEVAREYSEDKARQGGSLGWKTKGSLDPKFEEVAFALEPSTTASPKFVECKTEFGYHIIMVEGRK; from the exons ATGGGCAAAAACGACAAGAAAGGTGCCGACAAGGGaggcaagggcaaggcagacaagggcaaagatGCAAAAGACTCTGGCGGCAAATCCAAAGGTGCTCAGAGCATCAACGTCCGTCACATTCTG TGCGAGAAAcacgccaagaaggaggaggctctGGCAAAGTTGAACGACGGCCTCAAGTTCGATGAGGTCGCAAGGGAGTACTCAGAAGACAAGGCCAGGCAAGGTGGTTCACTGGGATGGAAGACCAAGGGCAGCTTGGACCCCAAGTTTGAAGAGGTGGCTTTTGCTCTTGAGCCCAGCACAACGGCCAGTCCAAAATTTGTAGAGTGCAAGACGGAGT